The segment GAGACAGTTCGGTCCCTATCTGTTGTGGGCGTTAGAAGTTTGAGAAGACCTGACTCTAGTACGAGAGGACCGAGTTGGACAAACCTCTGGTATACCTGTTGTGACGCCAGTTGCATCGCAGGGTAGCCACGTTTGGAAGAGATAAGCACTGAAAGCATCTAAGTGCGAAGCTCACTTCAAGATTAGACTTCTGTTTTAAGGGTCGTTAAAGACTATAACGTTGATAGGCTGCAGGTGTAAGAGCAGAAATGTTTTTAGCTGAGCAGTACTAATTACCCGTAAGCTTTCTAATTTTTTTAAATATTTTTGACATGTTAATTTATATCTGGAATATTTTACCAGACAAAATTTAATTTGGTGATTATTGCGGTGAGGATCACCTCTTCCCATTTCGAACAGAGAAGTTAAGCTCACTTGCGCAGATGTTACTGCCGTCAGGTGGGAAAGTATGTCATTGCCAAATTATTATAGCCCTCGTTGTTTTTTCAGCGAGGGTTTTTTTTGTGCTAATCTTTATCGTATTTGTATTTTTCAATACGCTCAAGTGATAGATTGTAATAGATTTTTGAAATTTCACTACCGATGTAATTTCGATTATTTAATAGAGCCATTTTTGCCGTTGTTCCACTACCCATAAACGGATCATAAATCAAATCTCCTTTATTGCTCCAGCTTAGTATATGATCGTTTGCTAATTTTTCAGGAAAAATTGCAGGATGTTTGAACGCAATTTCATCTTTAGTCGAATGTCCTTTTCCTACATGGTACTCCCAAATATTTGTTCTTCTTCCAAATGATTCATAACCTGCTCTTTTAATCTGTTTTAGATCTCCATTTTGTAATCTTTTTGTACCTGTGTCTCCTTTACGGCTTTCTTTATTTGGCCTATCTCTAATGAGATTAATTGTTTTTGGATGACCTTTGCTTAAAACAAACATATATTCAAAAGTTTGCCAATAGCTTTTATTATTTCCAACTGCTCCTCTTGATTGTTTTGCATAAATCATCGTATCAAAAAGATTGAAGCCAATTTCCTTAAAATATAAGGCTTGTTGAAATGACGTTCCTGTTTCATTACCTTTAACAGTTGCATCTCCAACAATCCATACCAATACACATCCATCTTTTAAAATCCTGTAAAGTTCTTTAGCTATTGCTTTGAAATCAAAGTCAGTATTATGGTAATCACGCATCGAATCGTAAGGAGGAGAGGTGAGAATCAATTCCACAAAATCATTTGGTATTTTGGCCATGGTTATCAGGCAGTTTTCATTGTAAATCGTATTTGTATTCATTTTCTTGTAGCTAAATTACAATATTCTATCGAGTTTACTCATGTAGAAATCTGATATGACTGAAGCGGACCTAATTCAATTCCGACCCACAATCAAAGTATAGCTGAATTTTGTCGTAAAATATCATCCTTACTAAGCATTTGAATATAGAGAAATATGTGAAAAGCAGGGTTGTCCCGAACTCAGCTTAAAAAGATAATAGGTCATTTTATTTAGCAGTACTGGCTTGATTTTTGGTAAACTTGTGCTATGTTATACGCCAAAATCAAAGTTAAACCTCTGGATTAAGTCTGCGACTTAATCCTATCTATTCATTTCTGTGTGTAGCTTAAAATTAATATTACAATATTCTCAGTCTAAGAGAAAGTGCTTGTAGGTTTAAGTTGCAAACTTAATCCTATCATTTATTTCTGTGTGTAGCTAAAAATTAATATTGCAATATTCTAAGTCAAAGAGTAAGTGCTTGTAGGTTTAAGTTCCAAACTTAAACTAGTGGTGTCTTTTGAGACAGCCTCAGTAGGCGAGGGAAAATACTCGTGGACTGTGTTCACCAGATGAAAGGAAAAATAATGTAGGACCGAATTATATTCGGTCAAATTTAGCATCCCGTTAGTTCGAATGCCAGCCTGATTTCTGGCAGGCAATTCGGACCTACAATTTCGTTGCAAATCCCTGCTTAAATAAGTCAATAATTCAGAGTGAGTTTGTGTTTACGCACCAGTGTCCTCTTTGAGAGACACTGATGAGACAAGTGGTCATAAGATGTGAAATGGCTTAATTCTTGGTTAATATACTTTTTCAAATCGTATAAATACTAAGTAAACTAGCCACAAATTCAATGTTATACGCTGAAAACAAAGTAAAATCATACAGCCTTATTTTTATTCAATTTGCAGCTATTGCAATCCTTTTAGTGAGTGATTCTGTTTTTATTGATAATTTGATTTTGCTGATTATACAAATTTCAGGCTTGTTTCTTGGGATTTGGGCTCTTTACGTAATGGGAAGAGGTAATATAAATATACCACCGGATTTGAAAGAGAATATTAAACTTACACAAAAAGGCCCTTATAAAGTCATACGCCATCCCATGTATACGGCTATAATTCTAACGCTTTTCCCTTTGGTTATTGAGAATTTCAGTATTTTTCGTTTGATAATCTTCATAATACTTATAGCCGACCTTGTTTATAAGCTTCATTGGGAAGAAAAAATGCTTCTAAAACGGTTTCCTGAATATTCTACTTATCAGAAGAAAAGCAGTAGGATTATTCCATTTATTTACTGAGTAAATCGTCAATTAAAGCTTTCACTTTATCGCCATCCCATTTTGCACTTCCTTTTTTATTAATCAAAATTTCTCCTTTTGGAGATATAATGAATGTGGTTGGAAGTGATCTTGATTCAAGTGCTACAGGCATGGCATCATACGTTAAGTATACTGGAAAGTCATAGCCTACTTTATCAAGAAATGCTTGAACAGTGGAAGGATTTTCATTACTCAGTATCACGAATTCAATGTCTTTTCCATACACATCATAAAGCCGCTGTATACTAGGAAACTCAGCAATACAATGAGGGCACCATGTTGCCCATGTATTCAGAAATATTGTTTTACCCTGAAATTCTGAAAACGGAATTATTTCTCCATCCAAATTTTGAATAGACCAATTATAATCCTTTTCACCAAGCTCTTCTATGTTTTTTTCAAGGCCAGGTTGAAAAAGCAACAGTTTTTTAACTCCGACTATTAGCTCATTTCTTGATGTAGGGAATAATAGGGCTATTAATATGGCAACAAAGACGATATCAGATGCTATTCCAAATTTGGATTTTTTGCTTGTATATGCTTTTATTCTTTCCTTTATACTCTTCATTACAAATGCAATTTTGCATTCTTATTCAAATACTCTGCCTAAAAATTTGCAATTGCTATTGTATATTTTTTAATTTTGTAATTAAACCTTTGAGATAATTTAGTATCTAATCACTATTCCTGTTCATAAAATAATCAGAATGATGAAAAAAATTAAGATGAAAATGTTAGCCGTTCTCACCATAATAGGTTTAGGCTTATTAGTTGTTTCCTGCGAAAAAGAGAATGTATTGGTAGATGACAATACATCTGACCAATTAGCAAAAAGTATTGTTGAAAATGCAGAAATCCCCCTCGATAATTTGGGATTATTATTGGAGCCTGAATTTACTGATCCTGATGTAGATGCAGACATAGAAATTAGTAATGATGGTATTCCAGCAGATTCAGAATTGGAAAGTGTAGATGGTAAAGGTATTATATCTCCTAAGCTTCGGTTCCTGTTAGATAAATTGGATTTAAGCCCTGAGCAAGTTAAAAAACTACATTATTCAATTGTAAAATATAACAAATGTCGACATCATTTGTTTTTACAACTTAAAAAGTTAAACCATGAAATTATTGCTAAGGCAAACCAAAAGAAGCATGAGTTAATAGCCAGCTACAATGCTGGAAAAATAACAGAAGCTCAGCTTAAAGATGCGTTATATAAATTGAAATTACACACGAAGGAAGTATTGAAAACAAATCCTATCAGAAAGCAAATTATTGTGAACCTTCACAAATGTCATAAGGATTTTGTTGAAAATGTTCGTCTTATTCTGACTAAAGAGCAATGGGCGAAATGGGTTAAGTGGCATAAACAAGGAGGGAAATTGTAATATAAATTCAGCGATAATAGATTATTGTCACCTTATTTTTGTTAATGGGGTGACATTTTTTTTATTTCAATTCTACTTACGCAATTTGTATTTTTGTAATCCTAGCCTATTAAATTAAAACCAAATTAAATGAAAAATGCATTAAAAGGATTAGCCGTTTTAATAATTGGAATTAGCCTGCTACTTTCATTCAGGAATCCACAAAAAGAGGATATGAAGCAAAAGTTGAAAGATTTTATTGTAAAATATGAGAATCAAGTTAAAGATTTAAATAGAGAAACAGCCTTGGCATATTTCAATGCTGCTGTTTCAGGAAGTGATGCTGATTACAAACTTGCTGAAGAAAATCAAATAAAGTTGAGCAAGATTCATTCAAATGTTGAGGATTATGAAGTGTTATTGCAGATTAAAGAATCTGGAGAAATTGTTGATGAGCTTCTTTCAAGGCAATTAACAAGTTTATATAATGCATTTCTTTTTAGTAGAATTGATGAAAAGAAACTTGAAGAGATGATTATGTTGAGTACTGATATTGAGAAAAAGTACAGTAATTTTCGAGCAATAGTGGGTGAAGAAAAACTTTCAGATAATGAAATTGAAAGGATATTGAAAGAGGAAACAGATTCTGAAAAATTAAAAGCAGTTTGGGAAGCGCATAAAAATATAGGTTTTTTAGTTGCAGAAGATGTTCTTACTTTAGTTAGGGTTCGCAATGAAATTGCCCAGCAATTAGAATTTAATAATTTTCATGAAATGAAGCTTTTGATGAGTGATCAGAATCCTGAAGATGTGTTCAAATTGTTTAATGAATTAGATGATTTAACGAGAGCAGATTTCATTGAGTTAAAAGGAGAAATTGATACTTATTTAGCAAAGAAAAATGGAATTTCAGTTGAAGAATTGAGGCCATGGCATTATCAAAATAGATTCTTTCAGGAAGCTCCAAGTATGTATGATGTTGATTTGGACAAATATTATAAAGGAAAAGATATTGAAAAGTTAACAAGCTCTTATTATGCCGGAATTGGATTAGATATTACCGATATTCTAGCCAATAGTGATTTATACGAAAAGCCTGGCAAAAACCAACATGCATTCTGTATTGATATTGATAATGAAGGAGATGTTAGAATATTGTGTAATATCAAAGATAATAGTTCATGGATGAATACCATGCTACATGAATATGGGCATGGCGTTTATGATAAATACATTGACAGGGATTTGCCTTATGTTTTAAGAGATCCAGCTCATACGTTTACAACTGAAGCTATTGCTCAAATGTTTGGTCGTTTTGCTTCCAATCCACAATGGTTAAAGGATGTTGTTGGCATTTCGTCTAAAGAAAAAAGAGCTATTACTGAGGAAAGTTTAAATACTTTAAGGTTGGAGCAATTGGTTTTTAGTCGTTGGGCACAAGTGATGTACAGATTTGAGAAAGGTATGTATGAAAATCCTGATCAGGATTTAAATAAATTGTGGTGGGATTTAGTAGAACAATATCAAATGGTGACAAGACCAGATAACAGGCAAGCTCCGGATTGGGCCAGTAAAGTGCATATTGCCACATCGCCATGTTACTACCATAATTATTTGCTAGGTGAACTCTTAGCTTCTCAGTTGTACTATTACATTACCAAAGAAATATTCAAGTCTGAAGATTATAAAAATCAAAGTTTTGCCAATAATAAAGCAGTTGGGGATTATTTATTAGAGAATATATTTAAACCTGGTGCTCGTTACTATTGGAATGACATGATTGAAAAAGCTACAGGAGAAAAATTAACTGCTAAATATTATGCAATGCAGTTTGTGAAAAATAAATAATTTAGAAGAAAGTTTATAGATGTCTGGGGTCCGTTTATGGCTTTAAAATTTCCATCTATACGCAAGTAGGTCCGAATTCAGTTCGGACTTACATATTTGGAGTTAAACATTGTATTTGAGAATAGAATGAAAGATTTTCTGAATTAATAACTTTACTTTTTAGATACAATAAACATAAATGCAGGACTGAAATCCTTCCTAAAAAAAGCGAATAACTTTTCTATTTTTAGAAGAATATATTTTGAAAAACTAATTTTTGATTTGCTATTATATTCGCTTAGCCAAAAGAATTCATAAGCTTGTAGTCTGGTTCTATTAATTAATTCAGTCATTGTTTTTGGGCAAAACCACATGGTATGTTCAGGGTTCATTCCATATTTATTGAAGAACAAAATAGATAGAAAGTTTCGAGCTCGATTCGAGTTAGGTGTAGTAATCACAATTATGCCATCATCTTCCATAAATGGAATGTATTGTTGAAGCAATTCTTGCGGATTTCCAACATGTTCGATTATGTCCGCCATGACTATTACCTCAAATTTAGATTTCAGTTGCTTTAGAGTATTCCAATTAATAAAATGATAATCATGTTCTTTAAGTTTATCAATTTCATCTTGTATAATATCAACTCCAACAATACTTTTTGCTGAATTTTTGATCTTTGCGTGTAACCAGTTTGGGTTTTTGTAATTGTTTTCCTGACCTATTGCACCAACGTCAAGTACTGACTTGTTTTTGCATAAATCTAGAATTTTTGCTTCTTTATTAACTACTGTCAAATTATTAATCTTTGATTATTTTTTCAAAGGAAACAAATCTTTTATAAGACTAGCATTGTGAAGTGAGAATGCTAGTATTAATCTCTTGTTTATTCAAGGAGAATAATTTTCTATTCTTGCAATTCCATTACTTACTTTGCCGTATAATAACACACCTTAGGTGAAATAATTGCTTCTTCCTTTTTGAGTGTTTTGATGGCTTTATCCACTTCTTTTTTGTCGACACCCATGATTTCTGCTACTTCAGCAGCTTTGAGTGGTTTTTCGGATGTTTTAATTGTATTGAATACTTGATCTTTGATTTCCATGAAATTTGTATTATTAATTGGAGCAAAATTAATGAAAGGGGATTAAGATAATGACTAATTCAGGATAAAATATTTGATAATAGCAAAATTCTTCTATGAAATCAAATAGTTATTTGTTCTATTAAAATAAATAACCAATACTTAATTTCGGGTAAATAAAAGTACCAAGATATCTTTCAAAGTAAACTCCCTCGATAGTTGAATCGCTAATTCGAATAAAATTCATATTGAACACACCTCTGTAGTAAGGGAAATGGGCAACAATATTCTCTGAACTAAGTGAAGAGGATTTTCCAAATTGAAGTCCAAATTCAAGGCGCATATCCAAAGTGAAATTTGATTTGAGATAGGTGTTTTTCCCCCAAAATCCTTTCAATTTATGAGAGCGATGATCGAATGGGGTGATGTACATAATGTCGCCAATAAGTTCACTTTGTTCGAAGCTACCAAGAAAAATTTCATAGCCATAACCCCAATAATGACCCAAAGGCAATTGCATTCCCGATAATCCGGAAGCGAGTATGTCGAATTCAAAAAGTAATCCCTTAGAGCTTCCCCAAATGGGAATATGTTCCCTTAAGTCTTTACTCACAAAGGCCAAATACACCGCATAAAACTCATCTCCATAATCATGATAGGCACGAAGCTGTGGGGTTGAGTTCCTATTGAACTTAAATCCCACAGACAAAGCCATGTCCTCTTTTATGGATCGAGTAAGTGTGAATCCATAATCACCACTAAATAAGGGGTTGAAGAAATCGAACTGAATCTGATTTTTTTTATTTAGAAATCCACCCTGAGCAAAATTGTCTTGTAAACTGCAGACAGAAAGTAAAATCAGAATAAGAAATTTAGTTTTCATTTTCTTGCTCTTTTAAAAGATGATAGGT is part of the Bacteroidota bacterium genome and harbors:
- a CDS encoding peptidase M3; this translates as MKNALKGLAVLIIGISLLLSFRNPQKEDMKQKLKDFIVKYENQVKDLNRETALAYFNAAVSGSDADYKLAEENQIKLSKIHSNVEDYEVLLQIKESGEIVDELLSRQLTSLYNAFLFSRIDEKKLEEMIMLSTDIEKKYSNFRAIVGEEKLSDNEIERILKEETDSEKLKAVWEAHKNIGFLVAEDVLTLVRVRNEIAQQLEFNNFHEMKLLMSDQNPEDVFKLFNELDDLTRADFIELKGEIDTYLAKKNGISVEELRPWHYQNRFFQEAPSMYDVDLDKYYKGKDIEKLTSSYYAGIGLDITDILANSDLYEKPGKNQHAFCIDIDNEGDVRILCNIKDNSSWMNTMLHEYGHGVYDKYIDRDLPYVLRDPAHTFTTEAIAQMFGRFASNPQWLKDVVGISSKEKRAITEESLNTLRLEQLVFSRWAQVMYRFEKGMYENPDQDLNKLWWDLVEQYQMVTRPDNRQAPDWASKVHIATSPCYYHNYLLGELLASQLYYYITKEIFKSEDYKNQSFANNKAVGDYLLENIFKPGARYYWNDMIEKATGEKLTAKYYAMQFVKNK
- a CDS encoding site-specific DNA-methyltransferase, with translation MNTNTIYNENCLITMAKIPNDFVELILTSPPYDSMRDYHNTDFDFKAIAKELYRILKDGCVLVWIVGDATVKGNETGTSFQQALYFKEIGFNLFDTMIYAKQSRGAVGNNKSYWQTFEYMFVLSKGHPKTINLIRDRPNKESRKGDTGTKRLQNGDLKQIKRAGYESFGRRTNIWEYHVGKGHSTKDEIAFKHPAIFPEKLANDHILSWSNKGDLIYDPFMGSGTTAKMALLNNRNYIGSEISKIYYNLSLERIEKYKYDKD
- a CDS encoding MarR family transcriptional regulator; translated protein: MEIKDQVFNTIKTSEKPLKAAEVAEIMGVDKKEVDKAIKTLKKEEAIISPKVCYYTAK
- a CDS encoding methyltransferase domain-containing protein; this translates as MTVVNKEAKILDLCKNKSVLDVGAIGQENNYKNPNWLHAKIKNSAKSIVGVDIIQDEIDKLKEHDYHFINWNTLKQLKSKFEVIVMADIIEHVGNPQELLQQYIPFMEDDGIIVITTPNSNRARNFLSILFFNKYGMNPEHTMWFCPKTMTELINRTRLQAYEFFWLSEYNSKSKISFSKYILLKIEKLFAFFRKDFSPAFMFIVSKK
- a CDS encoding TlpA family protein disulfide reductase encodes the protein MKSIKERIKAYTSKKSKFGIASDIVFVAILIALLFPTSRNELIVGVKKLLLFQPGLEKNIEELGEKDYNWSIQNLDGEIIPFSEFQGKTIFLNTWATWCPHCIAEFPSIQRLYDVYGKDIEFVILSNENPSTVQAFLDKVGYDFPVYLTYDAMPVALESRSLPTTFIISPKGEILINKKGSAKWDGDKVKALIDDLLSK